The genomic region GCTGCAAGAAGAGCCGAGGGAGTCGGTCCGGCGGCAGTTCGGGCGGCAGCAGCCGCGTCGATCCGAACCTGCCCGAGCGGCCGTCCCGCACCGACATCACGAAGGGAATCGGCAGCGTTCGCGGGCGCGTGATCTCCTGCGGCGATCGGCACGACTTCAAGGGCACGGCGACGGTCAAGATCAAGGTCGGCGCCTCCGGCAAGGTCGAGTCCGCGTCGGTCAACAAGGGCAGCGGTGCGTTCAAATCGTGCGTGACGTCGGCGGTCAAGAACGCACGGTTCAGCAAGTCTCAAAAAGGCATTACCGTCAACTATCCGTTCGTGTTCCGGTAGCCTCGCCGGCGATACGCGCGGGCTGCGGCGGCGATGGCGATCCCGGCCGCGGCGATGG from Deltaproteobacteria bacterium harbors:
- a CDS encoding TonB family protein; its protein translation is CKKSRGSRSGGSSGGSSRVDPNLPERPSRTDITKGIGSVRGRVISCGDRHDFKGTATVKIKVGASGKVESASVNKGSGAFKSCVTSAVKNARFSKSQKGITVNYPFVFR